A stretch of Myxococcus hansupus DNA encodes these proteins:
- a CDS encoding FAD/NAD(P)-binding protein produces MAIVGGGASGTLLAANLLRDARAPLRVALVERSGRAGLGLAYSTTSPCHLLNVPAAKMGAYADDPEHFLRWARREQPGTPPGAFIARQRYGRYLESVLREARANAAPGVHLDVVTSEVAAVEETSDAVRLVLADGTWLEARTAVLALGNALPSNLRVSDGGLYVSRRYHRSPWAPDALRGVAARDDVLLIGTGLTMVDTVLSLMEQGHQGHIHALSRHGLLPHVHQEATRSSYAAPGIRDALRALRQELRRARPETAHAKEHLPLAVRIRPVLRLVRREVRRAAKAGADWRQVVDALRPVSVPLWQRLPVNERRRFLRHLRAYWDVHRHRMAPSIGETVERLRREGQLTLHAGHIRSFALEDSGVEVRLRPRGRGGQETALHVQHVINCTGPEGAMTRGHPVLGGLVETGRVSPDALGMGLAADEDGALLDIHGHAAGRLYTLGPPRRGELWETTAVPEIRGHARNLAWHLLRRVEASRAPREPLASSGVPLEG; encoded by the coding sequence GTGGCCATCGTGGGAGGAGGTGCCAGTGGCACGCTGCTGGCAGCGAACCTCCTGAGGGACGCGCGCGCGCCGCTTCGCGTGGCCTTGGTGGAGCGGAGCGGGCGGGCCGGCCTGGGGCTGGCGTATTCGACGACGAGCCCGTGTCATCTGCTGAACGTGCCCGCCGCGAAGATGGGCGCCTACGCGGACGACCCGGAGCACTTCCTGCGCTGGGCGCGCCGCGAGCAGCCGGGGACGCCGCCCGGTGCCTTCATCGCCCGCCAGCGCTACGGACGCTACCTGGAGTCGGTGCTGCGCGAGGCGCGCGCCAACGCGGCCCCGGGCGTCCATCTGGACGTCGTGACCAGCGAAGTCGCCGCGGTGGAAGAGACGAGCGACGCCGTGCGGCTCGTGCTGGCGGATGGGACGTGGCTGGAGGCCAGGACGGCGGTGCTGGCCCTGGGCAACGCCCTGCCCTCCAACCTGCGCGTGTCCGACGGCGGGCTGTACGTCAGCCGCCGCTACCACCGCTCCCCCTGGGCGCCGGACGCGCTCCGAGGCGTGGCGGCCCGGGATGACGTGCTGCTCATCGGCACGGGGCTCACCATGGTGGACACCGTGCTCTCGCTGATGGAGCAGGGCCACCAGGGACACATCCATGCGCTCTCCCGGCACGGCCTGCTGCCACACGTGCACCAGGAGGCGACCCGCTCGAGCTATGCGGCGCCGGGCATCCGGGACGCCCTGCGGGCCTTGCGGCAGGAGCTGCGGCGCGCGCGGCCGGAGACGGCGCACGCGAAGGAGCACCTGCCGTTGGCGGTGCGCATCCGTCCCGTCCTGCGCCTCGTGCGCCGGGAGGTGCGGCGCGCGGCGAAGGCGGGCGCGGACTGGCGCCAGGTGGTGGACGCGCTCCGGCCCGTGTCGGTGCCGCTCTGGCAGCGGCTGCCGGTGAACGAGCGGCGCCGCTTCCTCCGCCACCTGCGCGCCTACTGGGACGTGCACCGGCACCGGATGGCGCCCAGCATCGGCGAGACGGTGGAGCGGCTGCGGCGCGAAGGGCAACTGACGCTTCACGCCGGGCACATCCGGAGCTTCGCGCTGGAGGACTCGGGCGTGGAGGTCCGCCTGCGTCCGCGCGGGCGCGGTGGCCAGGAGACGGCGCTGCACGTCCAACACGTCATCAACTGCACGGGCCCCGAGGGCGCGATGACGCGGGGCCACCCGGTGCTCGGCGGACTGGTGGAGACCGGGCGCGTGAGCCCGGACGCGCTGGGCATGGGCCTGGCCGCGGACGAGGACGGCGCGCTGCTGGACATCCATGGGCATGCCGCCGGCCGGCTCTACACCCTGGGCCCGCCCAGGCGGGGCGAGCTGTGGGAGACGACGGCTGTCCCCGAGATTCGCGGCCACGCCCGGAACCTGGCGTGGCACCTGCTGCGGCGGGTGGAGGCTTCGCGCGCGCCGCGCGAGCCCCTGGCGTCCTCGGGCGTCCCGCTCGAAGGGTGA
- a CDS encoding fumarylacetoacetate hydrolase family protein translates to MTATVDHEALAHTLDSARLERREVAPLTREHAALSVPDAYAIQEAGIRLRQSHGERVVGLKMGLTSEAKRKQMNLDSPVYGVLTDRMQVPAGGVIQLSQGVHPKIEPEIAFRIGRELRGTVTRDEALDACESVFAAMEILDSRYRDFKYFSLPDVVADNASSSLFVLGTTEHPPRAMDLTRLEMTMTVNGESVQSARSDAISGDPVISIIQLCELLAQRGQVLPAGSIVLAGAATAAHMLRPGDRVQLTVEGLGIVAASAE, encoded by the coding sequence ATGACCGCGACCGTGGACCACGAGGCACTGGCACACACACTGGACTCGGCGAGGTTGGAGCGCCGCGAGGTGGCCCCGCTCACGCGTGAGCACGCCGCGCTGAGCGTGCCGGATGCCTACGCCATCCAGGAGGCCGGCATCCGGCTGCGCCAGTCCCACGGCGAGCGCGTGGTGGGCCTGAAGATGGGGCTCACCTCCGAGGCCAAGCGCAAGCAGATGAACCTGGACTCGCCCGTGTACGGCGTGCTCACGGACCGGATGCAGGTGCCCGCGGGCGGGGTGATTCAGCTCTCGCAGGGCGTGCACCCGAAAATCGAGCCGGAGATTGCCTTCCGCATCGGCCGGGAGCTGCGCGGCACCGTGACGCGCGACGAGGCGCTGGATGCCTGTGAGTCCGTGTTCGCGGCCATGGAAATCCTCGACTCGCGCTACCGCGACTTCAAATACTTCTCCCTGCCGGACGTGGTGGCGGACAACGCGTCGTCGTCGCTGTTCGTGCTGGGCACCACCGAGCATCCCCCCCGCGCGATGGACCTCACGCGGCTGGAGATGACCATGACGGTGAACGGCGAGTCCGTTCAGTCCGCGCGCTCGGACGCCATCTCCGGGGACCCGGTCATCTCCATCATCCAGCTCTGCGAGCTGCTCGCGCAGCGTGGCCAGGTGCTGCCCGCGGGGAGCATCGTGCTCGCGGGCGCCGCCACCGCCGCGCACATGCTGCGCCCGGGAGACCGGGTGCAGCTCACGGTGGAAGGGCTGGGCATCGTGGCGGCGTCCGCCGAGTAG
- a CDS encoding outer membrane beta-barrel protein, whose amino-acid sequence MRHPSIIAALLFTATAASAQEYDEHVHDGFYLRLQVGGGYLRAKATDAIPQYTVKGAGANINAEVGFALVNNFILHAKFYGASTPNPSMQIGDLTIEGQDEDRSQNYGAVGLGITYYIMPANVYLSGAVTYTQLSVSRRNEKVAESDIGGGLHLGIGKEWWVSKNWGLGVGAELAMGRIRNEFDRESWNVANFSVVLSATYN is encoded by the coding sequence ATGCGACACCCCAGCATCATCGCGGCGCTGCTCTTCACCGCCACGGCGGCCAGCGCCCAGGAATACGACGAGCACGTTCACGACGGCTTCTACCTGCGCCTGCAGGTGGGCGGCGGCTATCTGCGCGCGAAGGCGACGGATGCCATCCCCCAGTACACGGTGAAGGGCGCCGGCGCGAACATCAACGCCGAGGTCGGCTTCGCGCTGGTCAACAACTTCATCCTCCACGCGAAGTTCTACGGCGCGTCCACGCCGAACCCGAGCATGCAGATTGGGGACCTCACCATCGAGGGACAGGACGAGGACCGGAGCCAGAACTACGGCGCCGTGGGCCTGGGCATCACCTATTACATCATGCCCGCCAACGTCTACCTGTCCGGCGCGGTGACCTACACCCAGCTCTCCGTCTCCCGCCGGAACGAGAAGGTGGCGGAGTCGGACATCGGCGGTGGCCTGCACCTGGGCATCGGCAAGGAGTGGTGGGTGAGCAAGAACTGGGGCCTGGGCGTGGGCGCCGAGCTGGCCATGGGCCGCATCCGCAACGAGTTCGACCGCGAGAGCTGGAACGTCGCCAACTTCTCGGTCGTCCTGTCCGCGACCTACAACTGA
- a CDS encoding SDR family NAD(P)-dependent oxidoreductase, translated as MSRKVALITGASAGLGEQFAHRFARDGHDVVLVARSAARLEALAAKLEQAHGVKAHVFPSDLSQPDAPEQLFESVRARGLTVDFLVNNAGFGSCGPFLEQVLASEAEMVAVNCTALLKLSHLFARPMRERGAGRILNVASTAGFQPGPYMATYFATKAFVVSLSEALAHELKGTGVTVTCHCPGPTHTEFTQRAGNGKTRLFQRTGVATAEAVAAHAYAMMMRGRVLAIHGLLNWVGTVGVRFSPRVAVRALAASLNRQG; from the coding sequence ATGTCGCGGAAAGTGGCGCTCATCACCGGAGCCTCGGCGGGATTGGGAGAGCAGTTCGCGCATCGCTTCGCGCGGGATGGCCACGACGTCGTCCTGGTCGCCCGGAGCGCCGCGCGGCTGGAGGCACTGGCCGCGAAGCTGGAGCAGGCGCACGGTGTGAAGGCGCACGTCTTCCCCTCGGACCTGTCTCAACCGGACGCGCCCGAGCAGCTCTTCGAGTCCGTGCGCGCGCGCGGACTGACGGTGGACTTCCTGGTGAACAACGCGGGCTTCGGCTCGTGTGGTCCGTTCCTGGAGCAGGTGCTGGCGAGCGAGGCGGAGATGGTGGCGGTCAACTGCACCGCGCTCTTGAAGCTGTCCCACCTGTTCGCGCGGCCCATGCGGGAGCGCGGTGCCGGGCGCATCCTCAACGTCGCCTCCACGGCGGGTTTCCAGCCCGGGCCGTACATGGCGACATACTTCGCGACCAAGGCCTTCGTGGTGTCCCTGTCGGAGGCGCTGGCCCACGAACTCAAGGGCACGGGCGTGACGGTGACGTGCCACTGCCCGGGCCCCACGCACACGGAGTTCACCCAGCGCGCGGGCAACGGCAAGACGCGCCTGTTCCAGCGCACGGGCGTGGCGACGGCGGAGGCGGTGGCCGCCCATGCCTACGCGATGATGATGCGCGGCCGGGTGCTGGCCATCCACGGCCTGCTCAACTGGGTGGGGACGGTGGGCGTGCGCTTCAGCCCGCGCGTGGCGGTGCGCGCGCTCGCGGCCAGCCTCAACCGGCAGGGCTGA
- a CDS encoding M24 family metallopeptidase, with product MSELETKLSLLRAHLGDLGAIRLRGADWFSWATCGGSNVVLLAEETGVAEVLVTREGAWALTDRIEAERLEKEELPSGLPTQVNPWEAPAQREAWVSARVQGTIASDRPSHGEVPLPEALVRARASLLPRELERYRALGKDTAEAVTEVLLAATPEWTGFELAGAGAEALWTRGIQPALTLVGDERRLPLYRHATASRERLGARAMIVVCGRRHGLFANLTRFVYFRAPSAKERRLATDVLRVEAATFTASRPGNTLGQVYSALARAYADAGHPGAEVLHHQGGPCGYLSRDELARPGMTVALAPHGAVAWNPSLPGAKSEDTCVVSPGGLEVLTVDPRWPTVEVEGRLRPDLLVR from the coding sequence ATGAGCGAGCTGGAAACGAAGCTGTCCCTGCTGCGCGCCCACCTCGGGGACCTGGGGGCCATCCGCCTGCGGGGCGCGGACTGGTTCTCCTGGGCCACCTGCGGCGGCTCCAACGTGGTGCTGCTCGCGGAGGAGACCGGGGTGGCCGAGGTGCTCGTCACGCGCGAGGGCGCCTGGGCGCTCACGGACCGCATCGAAGCGGAGCGGCTGGAGAAGGAGGAGCTCCCTTCAGGGCTGCCCACCCAGGTGAACCCGTGGGAGGCCCCAGCCCAGCGCGAGGCGTGGGTCTCCGCGCGAGTCCAAGGCACCATCGCGTCGGACCGGCCCTCGCACGGAGAAGTGCCTCTGCCCGAGGCCCTGGTCCGCGCCCGGGCGTCGCTCCTGCCACGGGAGTTGGAGCGCTACCGCGCGCTCGGCAAGGACACCGCGGAGGCGGTGACGGAGGTGCTGCTCGCGGCCACGCCGGAGTGGACGGGCTTCGAGCTGGCGGGGGCGGGCGCGGAGGCGCTCTGGACACGCGGCATCCAGCCGGCCCTCACCCTGGTCGGAGACGAGCGTCGGCTGCCCCTCTACCGGCATGCCACCGCCTCACGGGAGCGGCTCGGCGCGCGGGCGATGATCGTCGTCTGTGGGAGGCGGCACGGCTTGTTCGCCAACCTCACCCGCTTCGTCTACTTCCGCGCGCCCTCCGCCAAGGAGCGCCGCCTCGCGACCGACGTCCTGCGCGTGGAGGCCGCGACCTTCACGGCCAGCCGGCCCGGGAACACGCTGGGACAGGTCTACTCGGCGCTCGCCCGCGCGTACGCGGACGCGGGCCACCCCGGCGCGGAGGTGCTCCACCACCAGGGCGGCCCCTGCGGCTATCTCTCCCGGGATGAGCTGGCGCGTCCCGGCATGACGGTGGCGCTGGCGCCTCACGGCGCGGTGGCGTGGAACCCTTCCCTGCCCGGAGCGAAGAGCGAGGACACCTGCGTGGTGTCTCCCGGCGGACTGGAGGTCCTGACGGTGGACCCGCGCTGGCCGACCGTGGAGGTCGAGGGGCGGCTCAGGCCCGACCTGCTCGTGCGCTAG
- a CDS encoding aldehyde dehydrogenase, with protein sequence MEKVLNYIGGELLPARSGAWLDKPEPATGATYAHVPDSDAADVQHAVEAAARAFPAWAATPASERSRMLRRIADGIRARLDAFARAESIDTGKPLSVASTVDIPRSVLNFEFFADAATQFASEAHATDNVAINYTLRSPLGVVGCISPWNLPLYLLTWKIAPALASGNCVVAKPSEVTPMTAYLLAQVCRDVGLPPGVLNLVHGLGPKVGAAMSEHPDISAISFTGSTRTGAEIARVAAPVFKKLSLEMGGKNPNVIFADCDFDEALATTVRSSFANQGQICLCGPRIFVQRPIYERFKEALVTRTRALKVGDPLEPGTDQGALVSQQHFDKVLGYVALAKQEGGRVLTGGQRANVPGRCRDGWFVEPTLIEGLDWNCRTNQEEIFGPVASIMPFDSEDEVLAWANSTKYGLAASVWTQDVSRAHRFASRLHSGIVWVNTWMLRDLRTPFGGVKDSGVGREGGWDALRFFTEPKNVCIKL encoded by the coding sequence ATGGAGAAGGTGCTCAACTACATTGGTGGCGAGCTGCTGCCCGCCCGAAGCGGTGCGTGGCTGGACAAGCCCGAGCCCGCGACGGGGGCAACGTACGCCCACGTTCCGGACTCCGACGCCGCCGACGTCCAGCACGCGGTGGAGGCCGCCGCCCGGGCCTTCCCCGCCTGGGCCGCCACCCCGGCCTCCGAGCGCTCGCGCATGCTGCGCCGCATCGCGGACGGCATCCGTGCCCGCCTGGACGCCTTCGCCCGCGCTGAGTCCATCGACACCGGCAAGCCCCTGTCCGTCGCCTCGACAGTGGACATCCCGCGCAGCGTCCTCAACTTCGAGTTCTTCGCGGACGCGGCGACCCAGTTCGCCAGCGAGGCGCACGCCACGGACAACGTGGCCATCAACTACACGCTGCGCTCACCGCTGGGCGTGGTGGGCTGCATCTCCCCGTGGAACCTGCCGCTGTACCTGCTGACGTGGAAGATTGCCCCGGCGCTCGCCAGCGGGAACTGCGTGGTGGCCAAGCCGTCCGAGGTGACGCCGATGACGGCGTACCTGCTGGCCCAGGTCTGCCGCGACGTGGGCCTGCCGCCGGGCGTGCTCAACCTCGTCCACGGCCTGGGCCCCAAGGTGGGCGCCGCGATGAGCGAGCACCCGGACATCAGCGCCATCTCCTTCACCGGCAGCACCCGCACCGGCGCGGAGATTGCCCGCGTGGCCGCGCCCGTCTTCAAGAAGCTGTCGCTGGAGATGGGCGGGAAGAACCCGAACGTCATCTTCGCGGACTGCGACTTCGACGAGGCGCTGGCCACCACGGTGCGCTCGTCCTTCGCCAACCAGGGGCAAATCTGCCTCTGCGGCCCGCGCATCTTCGTGCAGCGTCCCATCTACGAGCGCTTCAAGGAGGCGCTGGTGACGCGCACGCGCGCGCTCAAGGTCGGTGACCCGCTGGAGCCGGGCACGGACCAGGGCGCGCTGGTGTCGCAGCAGCACTTCGACAAGGTGCTGGGCTACGTGGCGCTCGCGAAGCAGGAGGGCGGGCGCGTCCTCACCGGCGGACAGCGCGCCAACGTCCCCGGGCGCTGCCGCGATGGCTGGTTCGTGGAGCCCACCCTCATCGAGGGCCTCGACTGGAACTGCCGCACGAACCAGGAAGAAATCTTCGGACCGGTGGCCAGCATCATGCCCTTCGACTCGGAGGACGAGGTGCTCGCATGGGCCAACTCCACGAAGTACGGCCTGGCCGCCAGCGTGTGGACGCAGGACGTGTCCCGCGCGCACCGCTTCGCCTCGCGGCTGCACAGCGGCATCGTCTGGGTGAACACGTGGATGCTGCGCGACCTGCGCACGCCCTTCGGCGGCGTGAAGGACTCGGGCGTGGGACGCGAGGGCGGCTGGGACGCGCTGCGCTTCTTCACCGAGCCGAAAAATGTCTGCATCAAGCTGTAA
- a CDS encoding RidA family protein, which produces MSSDSARVDSQKAPEPVGLYPHARRVGNLLFLSGVGPRERGTKKIPGVELDAEGNIVSYDIEAQCHSVFRNVRYILEDAGSSWDKLVDVTVYLTDMKKDFPTYNRLWAEYFKDDPPCRTTLEINRLPTPIAIELKCIATIGGE; this is translated from the coding sequence GTGAGCAGCGACAGCGCGCGAGTCGATTCGCAGAAGGCCCCGGAGCCGGTGGGCCTGTACCCCCACGCCCGCCGCGTGGGCAACCTCCTGTTCCTGTCCGGCGTGGGCCCGCGCGAGCGCGGCACGAAGAAGATTCCCGGCGTGGAGCTGGACGCGGAGGGCAACATCGTCTCGTACGACATCGAGGCGCAGTGCCACTCCGTGTTCCGCAACGTCCGCTACATCCTGGAGGACGCGGGCTCGTCCTGGGACAAGCTGGTGGACGTCACGGTGTACCTCACCGACATGAAGAAGGACTTCCCCACCTACAACCGGCTGTGGGCGGAGTACTTCAAGGACGACCCGCCGTGCCGGACGACGCTCGAAATCAACCGGCTGCCCACGCCCATCGCCATCGAGCTCAAGTGCATCGCCACCATCGGAGGTGAATGA
- the nbaC gene encoding 3-hydroxyanthranilate 3,4-dioxygenase gives MGRLTPINFKKWIDEHRHLLKPPVGNQQIWEDRDFMVTVVGGPNARTDFHINEGEEFFYQLEGTMNLRVIDEGQVQDIPIQEGEIFLLPPNVPHSPQRPAGTVGLVLERRRQPKELDGFMWLCPQCGEKLYEEFVHVTNLVTQLPPIFEHFYGNPDNCTCKKCGTKVVKGGTAR, from the coding sequence ATGGGCCGCCTGACCCCCATCAACTTCAAGAAGTGGATCGACGAGCACCGCCACCTGCTCAAGCCGCCCGTGGGCAATCAGCAGATCTGGGAGGACCGCGACTTCATGGTCACCGTCGTCGGGGGCCCCAACGCGCGCACGGACTTCCACATCAACGAGGGCGAGGAGTTCTTCTACCAGCTCGAGGGCACGATGAACCTGCGGGTCATCGACGAGGGCCAGGTGCAGGACATCCCCATCCAGGAAGGGGAAATCTTCCTGCTGCCGCCCAACGTGCCGCACTCGCCGCAGCGCCCCGCGGGCACGGTGGGGCTGGTGCTGGAGCGCCGCCGCCAACCCAAGGAGCTGGACGGCTTCATGTGGCTGTGCCCGCAGTGCGGCGAGAAGCTCTATGAGGAGTTCGTCCACGTCACGAATCTGGTGACGCAGCTCCCGCCCATCTTCGAGCACTTCTACGGCAACCCCGACAACTGCACCTGCAAGAAGTGCGGGACGAAGGTGGTCAAGGGAGGCACCGCCCGTTGA
- a CDS encoding amidohydrolase family protein yields MKVDIHTHLLPANLPRFAERYGYGGFITLDHHAPCRARMLRDDGKFFREIESNCWDPVKRIEECDAAGVHVQVLSTIPVMFGYWTKPEHGADLARFLNDHLASVVHAHPKRFLGLGTVPLQSPELAIRELERCVKELGLAGVQIGSHVNDWNLSDPALFPFFEAASELGASVFVHPWDMMGEAKMQKYWLPWLVGMPAEVSLAICSVIFGGVMERLPKLRFAFAHGGGAFPHTLGRIQHGFEARPDLVAVDNKVPPRDYLGRFWVDSLVHDPDALRFIVQLFGQDKVALGSDYPFPLGEDRPGTLIESLTELGPAAKERLLWRNAFDWLGRAPEDFAP; encoded by the coding sequence TTGAAGGTCGACATCCACACGCACCTGCTCCCCGCCAACCTGCCGCGCTTCGCCGAGCGCTACGGCTACGGCGGCTTCATCACCCTGGACCACCACGCGCCCTGCCGCGCGCGCATGCTCCGGGATGACGGCAAGTTCTTCCGCGAAATCGAAAGCAACTGCTGGGACCCGGTGAAGCGCATCGAGGAGTGCGACGCGGCCGGCGTCCACGTCCAGGTCCTGTCCACCATCCCCGTGATGTTCGGCTATTGGACGAAGCCCGAGCACGGCGCGGACCTGGCGCGCTTCCTCAACGACCACCTCGCCTCCGTGGTGCACGCGCACCCCAAGCGCTTCCTGGGCCTGGGCACGGTGCCGCTTCAGTCGCCCGAGCTGGCCATCCGCGAGCTGGAGCGGTGCGTGAAGGAGCTGGGGCTGGCGGGCGTGCAGATTGGCTCGCACGTCAACGACTGGAACCTGTCCGACCCGGCGCTGTTCCCCTTCTTCGAGGCCGCCAGCGAGCTGGGCGCGTCCGTCTTCGTCCATCCGTGGGACATGATGGGCGAGGCGAAGATGCAGAAGTACTGGCTGCCGTGGCTCGTGGGCATGCCGGCCGAGGTGTCGCTGGCCATCTGCTCCGTCATCTTCGGCGGCGTCATGGAGCGGCTGCCCAAGCTGCGCTTCGCCTTCGCGCACGGCGGCGGCGCGTTCCCCCACACGCTCGGCCGGATTCAGCACGGCTTCGAGGCCCGGCCGGACCTGGTGGCCGTGGACAACAAGGTGCCGCCCCGCGACTACCTGGGTCGCTTCTGGGTGGACTCGCTGGTCCATGACCCGGACGCGCTGCGCTTCATCGTCCAGCTCTTCGGGCAGGACAAGGTGGCGCTCGGCAGTGACTACCCCTTCCCCCTGGGCGAGGACCGCCCTGGCACGCTCATCGAGTCCCTGACCGAGCTGGGGCCCGCCGCGAAGGAGCGGCTGCTCTGGCGCAACGCCTTCGACTGGCTGGGACGCGCCCCCGAGGACTTCGCACCATGA
- the kynU gene encoding kynureninase: MTTPHPFEDTEAFAHKLDAEDALRGYRDAFHFPPTPEGKPVVYLAGNSLGLQPRNAARYIQEELEDWARLGVEGHVHGRHPWLHYHELVTEQAARLVGAKPLEVVVMNTLSVNLHLMMVSFYRPTKQRFKILVEGGAFPSDQYAVASQVRYHGYDAREAVMELKPRAGEETLRTEDILETIERHGDEVALVMLGSVNYLTGQSFDLPAITQAAHAKGCFVGFDLAHGAGNLKLSLHDDGPDFAVWCSYKYLNAGPGALGGVFVHERHANTKDLPRFEGWWGHDKKTRFQMGPTFEPLPGAEGWQLSNPPIFQLAALRASLELFDQAGIGALRAKSERLTGYLEFLLDRLPEGYVRITTPRDAKQRGAQLSLRFRGEPQGLLKRMGEAGIICDFRKPDIIRAAPAPLYNSFTDVYRFVKALEGYARE, encoded by the coding sequence ATGACGACGCCGCACCCCTTCGAGGACACCGAGGCCTTCGCCCACAAGCTCGACGCGGAGGACGCGCTGCGCGGCTACCGCGACGCGTTCCACTTCCCGCCCACGCCGGAGGGAAAGCCGGTGGTGTACCTGGCGGGCAACTCGCTGGGGCTCCAGCCGCGCAACGCCGCGCGCTACATCCAGGAGGAGCTGGAGGACTGGGCCCGGCTGGGCGTGGAGGGCCATGTCCACGGCCGCCACCCGTGGCTGCACTACCACGAGCTCGTCACGGAGCAGGCGGCGCGGCTGGTGGGCGCCAAGCCGCTGGAAGTCGTGGTGATGAACACCCTGTCGGTGAACCTGCACCTGATGATGGTGTCGTTCTACCGGCCCACGAAGCAGCGCTTCAAAATCCTGGTGGAGGGCGGCGCCTTCCCGTCGGACCAGTACGCCGTCGCCTCGCAGGTGCGCTACCACGGCTACGACGCGCGCGAAGCGGTGATGGAGCTCAAGCCCCGCGCGGGCGAGGAGACGCTGCGCACCGAGGACATCCTCGAGACGATTGAACGCCACGGCGATGAAGTCGCGCTGGTGATGCTCGGCAGCGTGAACTACCTCACCGGACAGTCCTTCGACCTGCCGGCGATTACCCAGGCCGCGCACGCGAAGGGCTGCTTCGTCGGCTTCGACCTGGCGCACGGCGCGGGCAACCTGAAGCTGTCCCTGCACGACGACGGACCGGACTTCGCGGTGTGGTGCTCGTACAAGTACCTCAACGCCGGGCCGGGCGCGCTGGGCGGCGTGTTCGTCCACGAGCGGCACGCGAACACGAAGGACCTGCCCCGCTTCGAGGGCTGGTGGGGCCACGACAAGAAGACGCGGTTCCAGATGGGCCCCACCTTCGAGCCGCTGCCGGGCGCCGAAGGGTGGCAGCTCTCCAACCCGCCCATCTTCCAGCTCGCGGCGCTGCGCGCGTCCCTGGAGCTGTTCGACCAGGCCGGCATCGGCGCGCTGCGCGCCAAGAGCGAGCGGCTCACCGGCTATCTGGAGTTCCTGCTGGACCGGCTGCCCGAGGGCTACGTGCGCATCACCACGCCGCGCGACGCGAAGCAGCGCGGCGCGCAGCTCTCCTTGCGCTTCCGGGGTGAGCCCCAGGGCCTGCTGAAGCGGATGGGCGAGGCGGGCATCATCTGCGACTTCCGCAAGCCGGACATCATCCGCGCGGCGCCCGCGCCGCTCTACAACTCCTTCACGGACGTCTACCGGTTCGTGAAGGCCCTGGAAGGCTACGCCCGTGAGTGA